A window of Oryza glaberrima chromosome 2, OglaRS2, whole genome shotgun sequence genomic DNA:
ACAGCTCTTGTGGACATGTACTGCAAATGTGGGTGCATGGAGGATGCCTGGCAAGTTTTCGATGGAGTTCATCGTCGCGATGTGGTGTTGTGGAATGCGATGATCGGTGGGCTTGCGATGAATGGCTATGGTGAGCGTGCTCTCGAGTTATTCCGAAGGATGCTTCAGAAGGGTTTCATGCCAAATGAGTCGACGTTTATTGCTGTTTTATGTGCATGCACCCATACAGGGCGTGTGGATGAAGGGAAAAGGGTTTTCAAGTCCATGCAGGATTATGGCATTAAGCCACAAAGGGAGCACTATGGATGCTTAGCTGATCTCCTTGGCCGTGCAGGGAATGTAGAAGAAGCTGAAGCTCTGTTACTGGATATGCCAATGGAGCCACATGCTTCTCAATGGGGTGCACTCATGTCATCATGTCAAATGCACAATGACAACAATGTGGGTGAGCGTGTGGGTAAGCGGCTTATTGAGCTAGAGCCATATGATGGTGGCCGTTATGTTGTTCTATTCAACCTATATGCTGTCAATGGTCGATGGGAAGAAGCGAGGACCATTCGGCAGATGATGGAGGATAGGGGAGCCAAGAAAGAAACAGGTTTGAGCTTCATAGAGTGGAATGGTTTGGTCCATGAATTTATTTCCGGGGATACAAGACATCCTCTCACAAGGAAAATCTATGCACTATTGGAAGATATAGAGAGGAGATTGCAACTAATTGGCTATGTTAAGGATACAAGCCAGGTGATTATGGACATGGATGATGAGGAAGATAAGGGCATCGCCCTATGCTACCACAGCGAGAGGCTGGCATTAGCATTTGGTATCTTAAACATTCCCCAGGGCGTTCCTATTCGTATTGTCAAGAACCTTCGAGTGTGCCGTGATTGCCATGTGCATTCCAAGCTTGTGTCCAAGCTCTACGAGCGGGAGATCATTGTGCGTGACCGTCATCGTTTCCATGTGTTTCGTGATGGAGTATGCTCATGCAATGACTATTGGTGAAAAAGATTTTACATTATTGAGTATGATTGGAATCATGGACATCGTCAAAGGATGGCCAAAATACTGGCCAAGGTATTTATGGTCGATATATCAGTAACCAAGGTGAGTATGGAGGATACACTGAAACCATAATAGACTTCCTTTGCAGTTTGCACAGACTGTTCTTCAATACCACCTTTGCCACGATATAGTGCTTATTTTCTGTGAAATGATGAATActgcaattgattttatcttTTAGTTTGCTTCAAATTGTTATTCCCTGTCTTATGAAGATTGTAAGCATATTAATCCTCTTTTAAAATGGTGGATGGAACTATGATGAACTTTCGTGCAGGTGGTGGTAACTAATGAACTCTCAGGTCTATCAATATTTAtgtgttttgtttttaattgCTAAACCATCTgaattgatttattgttaattGTGAAATCCTCAAAACAAAATGGCTACTTTCCATTAGCACCATTACTGAATTTTACAAATTTGATGCAGTTCGTTATTGAGTCTCAACTGTTACTAGAATTCCTCTACTCACTCTATCTTGTTATTAGGTTTGCCAACGCCTCTTGGGTGGATCTGTTTGAAACTGTAAGAGAACAAGATCAGTAGATCACTGTACTTTCTGGAGTATCAGGATAATCAGTGTAGGCGGAGGCCGTTTCTTGCAGAGCTGATTAGTTTCTTTTCAAGCTTGTTTGCCTGAACTCCAAGGGATAGAAACGAGTGGATACGGTCGCCATCTTGGACGGATCACTGATTGCTTGCTGACGGTTGACATTTTCCATCGGTGATCACTATTCTCATCTTCTTAATCTGTCAATCAAGTTCAAATTCCCAAGCCACACCTCGTTTCTTCTTCAGGTAGGTGGATTGActggttgttgttttttttttttttcagacgaTGGAACTCGCGCGCTTTCGGTGTCAGGGCAATGGCGGGAAGGCAGACGATGGAATCcaagagatggaggaggagcttCCAGAACCCCTCGCTTCCACACTGAAGCTCTCCCCTTTGCTTTGCTTTCCTCACTCCATATGTGATTCCTTCCTTTTCCACCTCCACCCAAAAAATTCCCACCCACTCCACCTCTTCATCACACctactctctctttctttctaatGGATTACTCGGGCGgcgggccggcgccggcgccggcgacggggagaGCGCGGGTGCGGGGGCGGTGGTGCTACTGCCGCTGCTTCCGGCGGTGGGgccgctgcttctgctgctgctactgctgcaaCTCCTTCCCCCCCACCCAGGACGACCTCCGtggccccgccaccgccgccacctgaGCCCCACGCCCTACAGAGATTTCGCCCCCAACACTTCCTACCACCTACCGTACCAGGTGAGTCTACTCGCGGCACACGCTTCGTGATTTGTTTAGATAGCTAGCTATTCCGTGTGCTTGGTGTGGTCAGGGTGTGTGTCCATCTCTGTTCGATCGCTCCCCCAAACTAGGTTTAGCGTGTGGATATTCCGTAGCCCCCCTGATCGGGTGCTTGGATAATTGGGATGTAGCGTGCTGTCTCGTAACGTAAGGCTCATCGCGTGAGCCGTGATCATTGTGCTGGGTTTGTGCTGGGATCATGGGATTGATGAACAGTTTGGTTGTTCCGTGCACTCCGGATCTAGGTTTCAGTGCACTGCACGGGTGGGGACCGTCCAGAGGAGCTCCTCCGCGTTCCTGCGTGAGATGCTGAAATTGCTTGTGGCGAAACGCTGGATGGTGAATTGAGTTGTCTGGGGTTGTTCTTGTCGGGTTGGTAATTTTGTTGTCCTGTGATTTGAGTAGCGTCTTAGTGGTGCAGATTTTGTAGGCTGGTGAAACAGAATTAGCAAGCCTTGGGTTCATACCTGCGCTGTTTGGACGTTATTGcgattaatttaaaattttatatgccTCATATTAGTTGATGCCAATGCATGCTTTTGATTTGGTTGCTGTCTAGGCACAAGACAACGTAGTACTTTGAACTAGTGCGTCTTGATTATGTGCCGGAGGCATACCATGTGTTCTGTTGAGTCTAAATTAGGTTCATCAAGAGAAAATGAGCAATTGATGCAGAATGTCAGGCACAATATTTTACCTGTTAGTATTTGTTAGCATTGGGTGCTGGTATTTGCCTCGTATTTACATCAGTACATGCTACACGATCATCTATTAGTTTAAGATTGTCACATTTTTAAGAGAATATTATGTCCGTTCTTGATTAGCTGGTATATACTATTAGTTATATTGGGATGTTGGATTTTGCTTTCGTGCATATGTATTCGTACAAACTCATCCACTTATATGTTCCATAAATTTGATTAATTATTGGTTTGACCTTACTATTCATGGCAGCAGACACGTTAATCATGTAATCAAATGGTCGCCATGAGGACTGCACCAACCTTTGTTGCTATATAAACTAGGCAAGACTACCTTTCTGTTCAGATGTGAGGGTATGCTAATATTCAGGAGTTATTTTGGACAATTACTGGACAAGAGATGTTCTTGGTAGCTGTTTAAAGTACTTGCTTGTAAGTTTAGTGAAAAGTCCATGGACATATTGCTTTACGGTAAATCTGTGAGGATGGATCAAGTGATCATTTCCATGGACAGCAGAGTGTTTCCTGTAATATATAACAACTatacatatatgaaaattaCTTGTACATAAAGTGAATTATATCTGCTGTTTCATTCTCAAGGTATTTACTATGAGCTTTCACATCCTGGTACAACCATAGTGAATTATATCTGCTGTTTCTGATCTGTCTTGTGATTACAAGTGTTTTACTTGTTCTGTTGCAGCTGAGAATGAACTTTCTTGATTCCACCATCATATATATCTGATGCGTGACATGCTCATACATAATAAGCATTCTGAGATCTGTACATATACAAGAGTACAAATGTAGCATGTGGTTGGTGCTGTGTGATGTGCAGTAACAGATACTTGCCATATAAATCGTTGATGCAATCTAATATGGTTTGTATTATTATGTCGGTGTCCATCTGAAACCCATGGGCTATGGCCCTCTCCTGGTGTTTGTTGTGCAGACATCTTTTCCTATTTGCACTTGGGACATTTCTGAACTGTCAGGTGCAGTTTCCCTGTTACATATTCGATGCATCCTCCGATGACTATTGAGAGGATTGTGTCAAATCTTTATAGTTGTTATTGTTTCCTACCAGGCACTAAATCTCCCTGTTtatgtgtttgagtcggtttgtCTTGCAGTGAGGGTTCATTTTCTGGCTAGTCTTTTCTGATGATCTCTAGTGCAGTTGAAACGTCAGTAGCAGATAGCAGATCTGCTAATCGCAACATCAGCAACAAACCAGCttcagcctcttcttcctcaacaGTGACCCTGAGGTGACATTTTACACTTTTGCATCACTTTGTTCAAACTGAAACCCTTGACATAGGTTTATCTGAAACTTTTTGCATTCCCCTCGGCCTCGCTGTTTACGGATTGATGctactatttctttttttttgcagctcCTACACATGGATACAAGATGTGTTGCATCCTGCCATGACCTCACACGAGCAAAGCACCAAATTAGCCAATATCATGGCACACGCAGGGCTGTCTGCCGGTTGCATGGATCAGGGCAAGAGAGAAACCAAGTGTGTGGGGGCATTggatgcctgcctgcctgcttgctttgcttgctgcATCCCCCCTCACCTCACCTTCCCCTCTCTTGTTGACTGTGGTGTATGCACACCTTGTCTCGTGTAATTATGGTCTCTAAGCCCTGCCCGCAACTACTGGTCTTTACATCTCATTCTTGATCTCACACATACTCACATCTCATTCTTGCATCGCCATCTATCTTTACACTATTCTCTGACTGCATTCTCAGCACCCATCTATCTCAATATCTCATCATGTTTGTATTACAAAGTACTACTAACATTCTTGTATGTAACTGCAGTCATCAGTCTCCACAGCTTCTGTTTACAGTTCTGAACTTTTACAGTATCTCCATGGTGACTGTCACACCAGAGGAGCGTACAAGTAGTGGAGGTGGAGTACTCCCTTGGCTGCCTGAACTGATGAGATGAGCGGGGCCATGAAAGCTGGAAGCTAGCACTGGTGAGAGACCAACCAACCCTGCAACCATGCCCTCCTGCTTGCTCTGCAGCATCAAACTCTGCCCCTGCTTGCCTGAACAAAAGTGAGTTCTTTGCTCACCTTTGGGCACACACTCACACATGTGGTCAATAAGGCACAGAAAGTTCCTGCATTTCTTGTCTACTTCTGGTTACTGAGGAGTACCTCGCCTGCTCTCTGGGGTCAACTTGTTTTAGTgaaagagatagagaagagtGTGTGACTGTCAGTCAGTCAGGTTACGGGGCTTGTGATAGATGATGGATGGGGTGTTGTGGtcatggctggctggctgggcTGTGGAGATCTTTCCATGGCAGCCTTGCCTGTGATCTTGGCTGCAGGGCAGGGTGGCTCAGTTCCTACCTGTACTGCTGTTGCTCCCAGCCCCAGAGTCAACAAGTGTGGATTGTCAGCCAAAAGGCTCAGCTGCTGCTCCTACACACACTTTCAGTTCTGATTCTGCCGTACTCTGCTCTCTGTGTGTGATAGGGGagggaagagggggggggggggggtccctACCCTACTTTATCCCTCCATTTGTTCTATTCATCTCCTGTTCTAGTGTCCTAGAATCAAACTGTACCCAGACTTGGAGAGATCTCCCTCTACCTGCTCAAAAGCTGCTGCATCTTTTTCCTTGCAAATGCTTAAAGAAAGGAGTGGAAAATTGCACTTTGCTAGGATTGTACTACAGTGCTGGCTCATAACCTGTCTGGGAATTGACTTGTGCAAAGATTTTTTGGTGGTCCTGAAAAGGATTAGGAATGTGCAGTGACCAGTGAGAGGGTTGGTCAATCTCTGCAAAAGCAAAACAGACCTACATCTACATAGCTCCAGACGTTAGGATTTATGAACACTTCACAGTTACTATCTCCTCCTTttcttacatatatatactagtagtaataaTAGTAGAATGCGTGCAATCAAATCTCAAAACTTTGAATGATTAACTAATGCAAAACCATGAGGGTTTGACATGAGAAAATGATATTGGTAGAGTTGTCATGAAAAACACTTccatatagttttatttttaatagcTTGTGTAAATTAGAAAAAGTAGCGATGAAACATGTGCATTGAGGCTACGTTGTCCAAAacgagaagtaaaaaaaaaaagagagagagaagggggtaGTAATTGATCATTAATTAATATTTCATGGCTTGTCAACCCTTGGAAGTTAACCACTTAACCTTAATCATCCAGAAAATGGAGAAAATGGAGAGAGGTTATTAGGATAGCATCTTGTGTTGGACACTGTTTGCAACTGTTTTGAGTCCATTTCTGCTAATGCCATTTATGATCAGACATGTGCAAGACAAGAGTGTGCAACTAGTGTTAACAGCTCAAGAACCCAAGGAGCAGAAGCAAGCTGAAGAGTGAAGAGGAGGACAGCCAAGAAAGCAGCAGaggcaagcaagcaagcaggtGGTGTGCctgccatggcggccgccgcgctgctagctagctgatggttagttgccgccgccgccgctgcagagGTCGAGGAGCTTCTTCCTCCCTTCGGCGACCTCGTCGAACAGGTCGTCGATCAGGGCGATGACGTCCTCGCACCCGGACCTCAGCGCGTCGGCGCGCAGggcgacctccgccgccgccgccgcgacgtcgcCGGCCCTGTCCACGGCGTCCCTGGcctgctccaccgccgccctggCGCGCCGGAACTCGTGCATCATCGCGCCTCCCCCTGCGTCGACGACGGAgggcgacaccgccgccgccgccgccgcggcgcgctgcTGCGCGCGGGCGAGCGCCGACGCGAACGCGGCGCCGAAGTAGGCGCCGCAGTCGGtggctccgccggcgccgccggcgtcgggccAGTAGTGGAGCACGCCCCAGGAGAGGAGCgtgaggaggaaggaggtgaGCATCCTGGTCGCGCAGAGCACGCCGCGGAAGCCGTTGAACCCGGTGAACTTGGCGTCGGGCGGGACGGTCTCGGCGAGGCGGAGCGCCAGCGCCTCGGCGCGCGTCTCCACGAGCACCCTGTTCTCCTCCCTGATCGCCATGGCGTCCCTCCTGCACGCCGACATCGCCCTCGTTACCTGCACCCACAGATCGATCgtcacgacgacggcggcggaggcggcggcggcggcgtgtgagTGACTGACCTCGAAGGAGAGGTGGGAGGagcggagggcggaggcgaggcgggaggcggagtcGGAGTAGCCctcgagggaggcggcgccgaggcggagggCGCGGCAGGCGTCGCAGAGGCGGGAGGTCTCGTCCATGTACTCGTCGAgccaggcggcgccgccggggaggtGGAGCGAGCCGACGAGCCGGGCGAGCCCCGCGTGCGCCGCGCGGATCAGCGCCAGCGCCGCCCGCAGCGACGCCGCCGACACGaactccgccgccgacgacgacgccgccagcGACCGCTCCAGCTCGTCCAGCCCCCTCGCCAGCGTCCCGTAgaacgccgccaccgtcgacggcgacggcttcaTGGCCAGAGATGATATCTCCGAGATCTCGAGAGAggttagctagctatagctatagctaCAGCTTATggtggtagctagctagcaatatGGAGGGAGAGCAATAATGGCGCGAGCGAACGAACGAACGAGTGCAACTGTGCAACCGTGCGGGATGGATATATGGAGTTGGGGTTGGATGGCGACCTTGTTCTTACTCCCAAGCCCAACAAGGCtctactagctagtagtaggTATAGCTAGGCTAGCCTTCTTTGCAACTCTACTGCAAACAACAatggcctctctctctctctctctctctctctctagagaTCTCTCTCATGTGGCCATGGCTGCTGGTAGCTGGTGAGGAAGAGGCacttggatggatggatggatgtatggaaggaagaagatgggagggagagggggctcCTTTGTGCTGTGTGTTATATAGGGCCAGGGCACTTCTCCAGGGGGGCTACATGCCTTTAGGCTTTAGCTATGTACTGCTCTTTCTGCCACACCTACTGCCAGTCAAAGCCTAGAGAATTTTCATTGATTTGGGGTGAATTTTTCAGGGACTGGCAAAAAAAAACTGTGGATATATATGGTAACCAGAAATTTGTTCAAATAAACTTTAAACAATAAGGACCATTTTGGTTTtgattccaaaatatatatatgtcctaCCAAATTGTTGGTACTTTGAATAGAATTTTAGCTAGTGTTCGGTTTGCTATCAAAATATGCCCAATAACACATataagttgctaaaaaaatggcactactaaaatttatctatattttggCATTGTCAACATTTTAACATGGCAGTAACTTAATTTCTTTTATCTTCTGTTGTCAAAGATGTCACGAtgtatggaaaaaaaacatgaaatttTGAGAGATTTTAAGGGAAAGCTAGCatatttactctttttcttgATTTGATCCACTAGTAACTAGTACCAAATTAAAATACCTGAAACTCAAGAGAAATCGATTTGAAATTCCAAATCGTGCTACCACTGAGCAGACAACATGTCAATTACACCCAAAGTTGATAGTGCGAGCTATCATCAATAAtaacaatcatcatcatcatcatctcatgAGAGGTAGGGTGGACTTAATTCCCTACGAGATTGAGTGATTGATCGACCggatatatatattcatggGTCACCTTTTTATTTCCCTTCCTTATAATTAGCTCGCTCGCTTTTCTGAAAGATACTTGTCAGTagactgtgttttttttttgacacagtgatgatgtggagttgTGGATGCCCTAGCTAGAGAGAGACAGTTGATGGAGATCTACTGCATTTGGCACTAGTGTTCACTGGCCGGTCAGCTGATCCATGCAAGCAAGCTatccctttttcttcttttctttttttttctttttgaaaaggTTGTATGCAAGATACTTcgtccgtttcatattataagactttctagcattgctcatattcatacatatgttaatgaatctacacaTTTACgtgtatctagattcattaacatctatatgaatatgagcagtgttagaaagttttataacctgaaacggaggtagtacttgttAAGAGTATTTATTCTGGTATGGATATACCGAAGGGTGAGAAAGGAGACAACTTATATGTATGCACAAATCATTTGTATGCATGTTCTCATGTCATTCTACtcaatctcctttttttttgttttttttttaccatcgtGTGTCATTCTACTCTTGACTGAAATTAGTTATCATCAAACAAAAACTCTAAACTATgagcacacttttttttttgacatgatGAGCACAATGTTTTAGGGGTATTGGATCCGAGTAGAGAAATCAATAGACAAATTAGGAAGGTAGGGAATTCCCTTTGTTTTGTGGGTTTTACCCATCACAAATACATTggcaccgtgtttagttccaaagtttttcttcaaactttcaacttttctataacatcaaaacttttctgcacacacaaactttcaacttttccatcacatcgttccaatttcaactaaacttctaattttggtaggaactaaacacagcctagctCTACTTATTCTTGTGATTGTGCATATTAATGCTCTACACCAATATCCAAAAAAGATATAGTTCCCAATTTTTCTTTTGGCAATTGGGCTTTTGTAAGGTTGTGGTCTATGTGGCCATGACAACCCCACCCTAGAAAGCGAGGATGCAACCAACTAAAGGATGGCGATGAGAGTCGGAGGATGAGTGGTGTGGTACGGATATCGGATGGAATCACTAGAGAGAAGTGAAAAGGACGGAGGGGAAACGAGCTAGCGATTGATGAGGAAAACCGACGAGCACCATAAGGGTTGAAGGTATCGAATTAGAGTGGAGAatacaagaaatatatatactttggaagttagttttgtttttattggtgGGCTTGGGCAATGGTGGAGCATAATTGTCGACTATACACAATCACGATTTATGCCTTCTTGCTCTCTCTATCATAATATCCAATACAGAGGTAGTCATGATTCAATACATTTTCATGGCCAATAACATTTAACCAAAATACTCCATGTGCAAACCTTGTTCCCATAGTAACCTTTTTATCCCCTAGGATTCACCGTTAATGTTTGCAGTAGCTACCTTTTTTTTAGTTCTCTATAGAGATATACTTTGGTCCTCAAATTTGTGTTCTAATGCACTTATTAGGGTCTGATTTGTGATGCGATCAGATCCTCCACTTGTGTAGGGGTGACTAGCTAACTGCAGAAGATCCGATGTGAGCAAAGATTACAGGTGAGACTAATCCGAATCTGAAAATTTGACTGATGACTTGACCCGAATCTTTCCTCCAAAACGGTCATCACAGTGGGGTTTGGGCCCCCTCATTGCCAtgaaagtaagaaaaaaaatcaccaagGCTACTTAATTGCTACTAGTATTAGTT
This region includes:
- the LOC127762138 gene encoding putative pentatricopeptide repeat-containing protein At5g40405, with translation MAPALPRRLLPWLRTPPSSSSAAAFSSAPSRGCPLHAALARRGAPAAASLALYARIREEASPPTPFTFSLLLAALASSSSSSPSPSPSAGCARLAAACLAHAQAFKCGALAHPVVTNSLLKLYCSLGLLDRARRVLYSGGAALDVVSWNTMVSGYGKGGDLGAAREVFAGMPERNLVSWSAMVDACVRAGEFGEALWVFDRMMREEFRPDVVVLVSVLKACAHLGAVERGRWVHRYLETGSFGGRRGNLMLETALVDMYCKCGCMEDAWQVFDGVHRRDVVLWNAMIGGLAMNGYGERALELFRRMLQKGFMPNESTFIAVLCACTHTGRVDEGKRVFKSMQDYGIKPQREHYGCLADLLGRAGNVEEAEALLLDMPMEPHASQWGALMSSCQMHNDNNVGERVGKRLIELEPYDGGRYVVLFNLYAVNGRWEEARTIRQMMEDRGAKKETGLSFIEWNGLVHEFISGDTRHPLTRKIYALLEDIERRLQLIGYVKDTSQVIMDMDDEEDKGIALCYHSERLALAFGILNIPQGVPIRIVKNLRVCRDCHVHSKLVSKLYEREIIVRDRHRFHVFRDGVCSCNDYW
- the LOC127762139 gene encoding uncharacterized protein LOC127762139 encodes the protein MKPSPSTVAAFYGTLARGLDELERSLAASSSAAEFVSAASLRAALALIRAAHAGLARLVGSLHLPGGAAWLDEYMDETSRLCDACRALRLGAASLEGYSDSASRLASALRSSHLSFEVTRAMSACRRDAMAIREENRVLVETRAEALALRLAETVPPDAKFTGFNGFRGVLCATRMLTSFLLTLLSWGVLHYWPDAGGAGGATDCGAYFGAAFASALARAQQRAAAAAAAVSPSVVDAGGGAMMHEFRRARAAVEQARDAVDRAGDVAAAAAEVALRADALRSGCEDVIALIDDLFDEVAEGRKKLLDLCSGGGGN